In Vanessa atalanta chromosome 29, ilVanAtal1.2, whole genome shotgun sequence, a genomic segment contains:
- the LOC125075040 gene encoding breast cancer type 2 susceptibility protein homolog isoform X2 has product MGSNEANIFANTLKKHVQATAALYSDNKNVIQNTSKEYKVQDVLSNISKQIKAFQNADTFGKSSSSRIHLDMHKTSNFLPITMISPEQKLEQIQSSKFETQCVLDTQLINIIEDAEALIDVQKDMSQEFDNSFNNLDSKIHYDVNSQKNNKDNDDMNSKHLEDKETMNETSSLRKDCDNSLNTLNLRFNDKCKTISKDIEDKEAEIIELNINEVEQHDELIPRSLIITKNNSPILKSRTPPLVYKLESFEKFETIAVPVINNNLDFDVAKRLINSQIINSELFIQTHAEAVLGDRDKSPSPILSICNKSHRVTCEDFNKSKIKYTSFIEDELLFSSEEEDNFKNDFEELPLTCALETSFYNQHDVLDKTMYVGFQTASNKSIQVHSDSYSKAKSILDNVKVQEVDFSLSKLVEDIESSSKCDNNKVNIKDDECKLQDTEKNECHNKVRSPIGFKTGSGKDIKISEAALMKSKRMFEEVLEADSVTDMLDSNATNDLSCNKRVKLSETTQNVCKNNAELNLGAEDCEMYAGLDEIGLLNELVNIDEHIMNEFESNFTVIDKDKDDNNKSLDETATNAIKTINKNKTIKTVVTEKPIVGFKTANNKKIKISEQGLAKTRNIFEDINLTDLEKPSDSNTEKFDSYMNQPTTSKNFMGFRTATNKRIEVSELALAKTKNIFDNIDDENFNKIDTAKELSVNRNKNKTEVALNKNNLTNLNNKRGGFVNPFPSPKTNNDIFKKPHANSINVNHDLKQQIPTFTGFQTASNKPVQISSEALAKSEKIFKEIMSVQSDESYKEDKSSVRDTSFGNKKESHSTKHDLVRSQENASDINEDSFKDISKDRGKLFNSYQDSSCNLNTKMQGFKTASNKTVPISDEALAKTKSIFQDIFNTEPRADNDDIIIEAFEHQTSSVFEGFKTASNKVVQISETAVAKTRKIFQDFDVADETQTKQEFAFIGFKTGNNKTVKISKESLLKSKQLFEDIDLNQDSFYENKTNLNMKTKADKFGFKTANDKHVNISEKSLRLCQEMVNGKPQNKTIIPELKEGNTTLDNNQLNIDEIMNTEVIKNLEQTLYTEDFSKETSPISKRSGSPILSCPRAKKRRKFKTPQTIHKVNVPSHAVTERPLNTYTFDENYKKNKKYKLKNIQEIEFSNSNNVNMDAYILNFKFDTVLDFEFGGKRNDIDSDVWTTDKIIKKFTESVNRKIVPDGWIENHLKLVIWKLLSYEIRFPNCMKNTCSLKNVLHQLKYRYNRELFNVERPALRKILEKDELASKLMVLKVLGLYVNGVYVDSVTNQMQNIELLVTDGWYCIKACADRMIDTLISAGIIGVGTKLAIYGAELMNCEQGVSPWEDTSSIRLKISGNSTRRAKWDARLGFHGDGAILARLSAVRPEGGKISRVRVFVTRVYPTLYIEKFADGSTVTRSERLEHLQQMKHETERQNQIEKLYDEIEKMGEQFQCLQESEDSEGLDSEKGLDTSSQICRLMKRSKDLSGFKVNLTESQTHLLEEHAMKKREKLMQNLQAKVQDMVKKRGLDVARNVVPLLKMRVADVHNDCISQAMITVWRPNECVLDLIAEGAWLDVYNVVPTTVRFSEVQISAGRQSIFQSSKFNKNKTKMYTDTLRRKCLPIKDLQHITTTDNNEIDTFGLIFLIEPPTNQFQNIYLTDESKNIISINFWGGIKKFGFENILDTGQIVACLNLQKRTGNTRKEIAQYRATEFSHFTRTCKIDFIRKMTEDLTKKFITIDKKKFMNDCVAIKNNFINFKYGNTENVTPYRLNNSDYNVSRNRLFIESPLAQKVDINLNLSGLDFESTFKQTDTQNLSPKELARKRKVNEKIAKLKMYGEPPPLSSIHIINKSNSIKPYKSPLITKSDISINVASATKIPENMEINSSPVLLNRTYVKCINPVKLNFADEDKDGNLMDPFAEEFDCSPPLSLE; this is encoded by the exons AAGTTGGAACAAATTCAGTCGAGTAAATTTGAAACACAATGTGTATTAGATACACAACTCATCAATATTATAGAAGACGCTGAAGCCCTAATAGATGTACAAAAAGATATGTCACAAGAATttgataattcatttaataatttagatagtAAAATCCATTATGATGTAAATtcacaaaaaaacaataaagacaATGATGATATGAATTCTAAACACTTAGAAGATAAAGAAACAATGAATGAAACTAGTTCCCTTAGAAAAGATTGTGATAATTCTCTTAATACCctcaatttaagatttaatgataaatgtaaaactatttcCAAAGATATTGAAGATAAAGAAGctgaaataatagaattaaatataaatgaggtTGAACAACATGATGAACTTATACCGAGAAgcttaataataactaaaaataattctcCTATTCTTAAATCAAGAACACCGCCTTTAGTGTACAAATTGGAATCATTTGAAAAATTCGAAACAATAGCAGTTcctgtcataaataataatcttgatTTTGATGTTGCCAAGAGATTGATTAATTCACAAATTATAAACAGTGAACTGTTCATACAAACTCATGCAGAGGCTGTTTTAGGTGACCGAGACAAATCGCCCAGTCCCATCTTAAGTATATGCAATAAATCTCATAGAGTTACATGcgaagattttaataaaagtaaaataaaatacacttcaTTTATTGAAGATGAATTACTATTTAGTAGTGAGGAGGAAGATAATTTTAAGAACGATTTTGAAGAGTTACCACTGACTTGTGCCTTGGAGACATCATTTTATAATCAACATGACGTTTTAGATAAGACAATGTATGTTGGCTTTCAGACTGCTAGCAATAAGTCTATACAAGTACATTCAGATTCATACAGTAAAGCTAAAAGTATCTTAGATAATGTTAAAGTTCAGGAAGTAGATTTTTCCCTTTCAAAACTTGTGGAAGATATTGAAAGTAGCTCTAAATGTGAtaacaataaagtaaatattaaggATGATGAATGTAAGTTACAAGATACAGAAAAAAATGAGTGTCATAATAAGGTTAGAAGTCCAATAGGTTTTAAGACAGGAAGTGGTAAAGACATTAAAATATCTGAGGCAGCTCTAATGAAAAGCAAAAGAATGTTTGAAGAAGTATTAGAAGCTGATTCAGTTACGGATATGCTCGATTCTAATGCAACCAATGATCTATCTTGTAATAAAAGAGTTAAATTATCAGAAACTActcaaaatgtttgtaaaaataacgCAGAATTAAACCTTGGTGCAGAAGATTGTGAAATGTATGCAGGACTAGATGAAATTGGACTTTTAAATGAACTGGTTAATATTGATGAACACATCATGAATGAGTTCGAGAGTAATTTCACTGTCATTGATAAAGACaaagatgataataataaatcactAGATGAAACAGCTACGAATgctataaaaactattaataagaataaaactaTCAAAACGGTTGTTACTGAAAAACCTATTGTTGGTTTCAAAactgcaaataataaaaaaatcaaaatatctgaACAGGGTTTAGctaaaacaagaaatattttcgaagatataaatttaactgaCTTAGAAAAACCTAGTGATTCCAACACTGAGAAATTTGACTCATATATGAATCAACCAACAACAAGTAAAAATTTTATGGGCTTCAGAACAGCTACTAACAAAAGAATAGAAGTATCTGAACTGGCGCTggctaaaactaaaaatatttttgataatatagatgacgaaaattttaataaaatagatacagCTAAAGAATTGTCAGTAAataggaacaaaaataaaacagaagttGCTCTGAATAAAAACAATCTCACAAATCTTAATAACAAACGTGGTGGGTTCGTTAATCCTTTTCCATCTCCTAAGactaataatgacatttttaagAAGCCACATGCTAATTCAATTAATGTGAATCATGATCTGAAACAACAAATACCTACATTTACTGGGTTCCAAACCGCAAGTAATAAACCAGTTCAAATATCTTCAGAGGCTTTAGCTAAATCAGAGAAAATTTTCAAAGAGATAATGTCCGTGCAAAGTGATGAATCTTATAAAGAAGACAAGAGCTCTGTTAGGGATACTAGCTTTGGAAATAAAAAGGAAAGCCATAGTACGAAACATGACTTAGTTAGGTCGCAAGAAAATGCTAGCGATATTAACGAAGatagttttaaagatataagcAAGGATCgaggtaaattatttaatagttatcaAGATTCTTCGTGCAACCTGAATACGAAAATGCAAGGCTTTAAAACTGCAAGTAACAAAACAGTTCCAATATCTGATGAAGCTTTAGCTAAAACTAAGAGCATTTTTCAGGATATATTTAATACGGAACCTAGAGCTGATAATGACGATATAATtattgaag cgtTTGAACATCAAACTAGTTCAGTATTTGAAGGATTCAAAACGGCCAGTAATAAGGTAGTTCAAATCTCCGAAACTGCTGTCGCTAAGACGAGAAAAATATTCCAAGATTTTGATGTAGCTGACgaaacacaaacaaaacaagaatttgcatttattggttttaaaacaggtaataataaaactgttaaaatatcaaaagaatcgttattaaaaagtaaacagtTATTTGAAGACATTGATCTAAATCAAGatagtttttatgaaaataaaactaacctgAATATGAAAACTAAAGCAGACAAGTTTGGTTTTAAAACTGCAAACGACAAACATGTAAATATATCCGAAAAATCATTAAGACTTTGCCAAGAAATGGTTAATGGTAAGcctcaaaataaaactattattccaGAATTGAAAGAAGGCAATACAACActtgataataatcaattaaatattgacgaaATAATGAACACGGAAGTTATAAAGAACTTAGAACAGACATTATATACAGAAGATTTTTCTAAAGAAACTTCACCAATAAGTAAACGATCTGGTAGTCCGATATTATCTTGTCCTAGAGCTAAAAAGAGGAGAAAATTTAAAACGCCTCAAACTATACACAAAGTTAATGTACCCAGCCATGCTGTAACAGAACGACCACTGAATACTTACACCTTTGatgaaaattataagaaaaacaaaaaatacaaactaaaaaaCATACAAGAGATTGAATTTAGTAATTCCAATAATGTTAACATGGATGcgtatattttaaacttcaaaTTTGATACGGTACTTGATTTCGAATTTGGCGGGAAACGAAATGACATTGACAGTGACGTCTGgacaacagataaaataataaaaaagttcacAGAGTCGGTAAACAGAAAGATAGTGCCTGACGGTTGGATAGAAAATCACTTGAAATTGGTCATTtggaaattattatcatatgaaATTCGTTTTCcgaattgtatgaaaaatacaTGCTCGTTAAAGAATGTTCTACACCAATtgaaatatcgatataataGAGAGTTGTTTAATGTTGAGAGACCAGCGTTAAGGAAGATATTGGAAAAGGACGAGCTGGCTTCTAAATTAATGGTCTTAAAAGTGCTTGGATTATACGTTAACGGCGTATATGTTGATag tgTTACCAATCAAATGCAAAACATAGAACTGTTAGTTACTGACGGTTGGTACTGTATTAAGGCGTGTGCTGACAGAATGATTGATACATTAATATCTGCTGGGATAATTGGTGTGGGTACAAAGTTGGCGATATACGGTGCCGAGTTGATGAATTGTGAACAGGGGGTGTCTCCTTGGGAG GATACATCTTCGATACGTCTCAAGATATCCGGCAATTCGACGCGGCGCGCTAAATGGGACGCGAGGCTCGGTTTCCATGGGGACGGCGCCATCTTGGCTCGCTTGTCAGCTGTCAGGCCGGAGGGCGGGAAAATTTCGCGGGTCCGCGTCTTCGTGACCAGAGTGTATCCTACGCTGTATATCGAGAAGTTTGCAGATGGCAGTACTg ttaCCCGCTCAGAGCGATTGGAACATCTCCAACAGATGAAACACGAAACAGAGAGACAGAATCAGATTGAAAAGCTTTATGATGAAATAGAGAAAATGGGTGAACAG tttCAATGTTTACAGGAATCTGAAGATTCGGAGGGCTTAGATTCTGAGAAGGGGCTAGACACTAGTTCTCAAATATGCAGACTCATGAAGAGAAGTAAAGATTTATCAGGGTTTAAG gtCAACCTGACAGAATCCCAAACACATCTTCTAGAGGAGCACGCGATGAAAAAACGCGAGAAATTGATGCAGAACTTGCAGGCGAAGGTTCAGGATATGGTGAAGAAGCGAGGGTTGGATGTCGCCAGAAATGTGGTGCCCTTGCTGAAGATGAGAGTGGCTGATGTGCACAACGACTGTATTTCACAAG CGATGATAACAGTTTGGAGGCCGAACGAGTGCGTGCTGGACCTCATAGCCGAGGGGGCGTGGCTCGATGTGTACAATGTCGTTCCTACTACTGTGag ATTTTCCGAGGTACAAATATCAGCTGGTAGGCAATCCATATTCCAATCAtcgaaattcaataaaaataaaacgaaaatgtaCACAGATACCCTTAGAAGAAAATGTCTTCCCATAAAGGACCTCCAACACATAACAACTACAGATAATAACGAAATAGATACGTTCGGTTTGATTTTTCTCATCGAACCACCGACGAAtcagtttcaaaatatatatttaacggacgaaagtaaaaatataatatcaataaatttctGGGGAGGCATCAAAAAGTTTggcttcgaaaatattttagacaCGGGTCAGATTGTTGCGTGTCTGAATTTACAGAAGCGAACTGGCAACACTAGGAAAGAAATTGCGCAGTACCGAGCGACGGAGTTTTCACATTTCACGAGAACttgtaaaattgattttatccGGAAAATGACGGAGGACCTGACGAAGAAATTCATTACTATTGATAAGAAAAAGTTTATGAACGATTGtgttgctattaaaaataattttattaattttaaatatggaaacaCTGAAAATGTTACGCcgtacagattaaataatagtGATTATAATGTATCTAGGAATAGATTGTTCATTGAATCGCCACTCGCTCAAAAGGTAGATATTAATTTGAACCTTAGTGGTTTAGACTTTGAGTCGACTTTTAAACAAACAGATACACAAAACTTATCTCCAAAGGAGCTAGCGAGGAAGAGAAAAGTCAACGAGAAAATTGCTAAACTTAAAATGTACGGTGAACCCCCGCCATTAAGTTCAATACACATAATAAACAAATCCAACTCAATCAAACCTTACAAAAGCCCTCTTATAACAAAAAGTGATATTTCAATCAATGTTGCCAGTGCTACAAAAATACCTGAAAATATGGAAATTAATTCTAGTCCAGTGTTGTTAAACAGAACTTATGTTAAGTGCATAAATCCGGTGAAATTAAACTTTGCAGATGAAGATAAAGATGGTAACCTGATGGATCCTTTCGCTGAAGAATTTGACTGTAGTCCACCTTTAAGTTTGGAGTGA